One Candidatus Symbiobacter mobilis CR genomic window, TATGCAGCAGACCATTTGTTCGTCAAATTGCGTCTGCTGGGTTTTGTCTTGGAACGAATTCCACGGGGGGATGCGCGGATGCTGGCATCGCGTGGGGTGGACGTATCGCTTTTGGCAGACCTGAAAACGGCTGTACTTGCGCGCTCCGAGGAGCTGCAGCGGCTGGAGCATCGCAGGTTTTGCGTGGAGCGGTTGCTTTCGGGCTGGCTATGGGCGCGCCCGACGGCAGACCGTGCGCTGGTTCGGGAACGCAAAGCCCGGTGGCTCAACGCCACCCTGGTTCCTTACGATGCCTTGCCAGCCGAAGAACGCCATAAAAACCAGGCGTCTATCGAGGCCATCCCCGGGATTGTTCGTGCAGTGACGGCATTGCCAGTGCGTATTTCACGCGAACGTGACCGCGAATTCGCAGAAGTGTGACCGGCGTTTCACGAAAGCGTGACCGCGATTTCACGGTGAACGTGACCGCTGAGTGGGAGCGTGATGGATAGTCCGAAGTAGCCTTGCTGTTTTTTTTGAAAGCGAGCGGGGATGCCACAAGAGAGACTATCCATGAGAAAAATTCGAGACGTACTGCGTTACCGAAACGACACTGACCTGAGTCTGGAGGCGATTGCCCGGGCGCTGAGGCTATCGAAAGGGGTGGTATCGAAATACCTGAAGCTGGCGGAGAACGCCGGGCTGAAATGGCCATTGCCAGACGACCTGGATGACGGCGCTCTGGAGCATCGGCTGTATCGCCAATTGGCTGCCCGGGAGTCGGCATTTGTTGAGCCTGACCATGCGCTGATCCACCAGGAGCTGAAGAAGAAAGGTGTCACTCTCACCCTGCTGTGGGAAGAGTACAAGCAAGAGGCCGGGGAAACGGCTTACCAGTACACAGCTTTTTGTACCCGCTACAGAGCTTGGGCTGGTTCGCTCAAGCGCTCGATGCGTCAGATTCACCGTGCAGGTGAAAAGCTGTTTGCCGACTTTGCGGGCCCGACCGTTGCGATCTTCGATGCCGACACTGGTGAGAGCAGAGTGGCGAGCATCTTTGTTGCCGTGCTGGGCGCATCCAGCTACACCTTTGCTTGTGCAACGGCTGGGCAAACGCAGGCAGACTGGCTGGGCGGGCTGGCCAGGGCGCTCGAGTTCATAGGTGGCGTGACAGAACTGATCGTTCCGGACAATCCCAAGGCGCTGGTCAAAGTCGCCAACGCTTATGAGCCGGAACTGAACCGGGCAACAGCCGAATTTGCCCAACACTACGGAACGGTGATATTGCCTGCGCGACCGAAGAAGCCGCAGGACAAGGCGAAGGTCGAAGTGGGTGTTCAGGTGGTCGAGCGCTGGATTCTGGCGCGACTACGGCATCGCCAATTCTTCTCGCTGGTGGAACTGGACAGTGCCGTAGGTGAACTATTGCCAGTGCTGAACGACCGGCCATTCAAGAAACTGCCTGGTTCCCGGCGGGAAGCATTCGAGAGGCTGGACGTTGCGTGCCTGAAAGCCCTGCCGACCACCCGATTCGAACTGGCAGACTGGAAACGCGCACGTGTCAATATCGACTATCACGTCGAGTTCGAGGGCCATTTCTACAGCGTACCGCATGTGCTGGCGCGGCAGGAAGTCGAATTGCGCATTACGCAAGGAATGGTGGAAATCCTGGCTCGCAATCGCAGGGTGGCAGGCCATGCGCGCAATACCAGCAAAGGCAACTACACGACCGTGGCCGAACACATGCCGGCGGCGCACCGCGCCCATGCAGAGTGGACACCTGGGAAGTTGATCGCCTGGGGGACTTTGGTAGGCGTTGCCACTGGCGAATTGGTTCAGCGCATGCTCCTGGAAAAGCAGCATTCAGAGCAAGGGTACCGCGCCTGCCTCGGCCTGATGCGTTTGGCCCGCAAGGTGGGCGCGGAACGGATGGAAGCCGCCTGTACCCGGGCACTGGCTATTGGCGCGTATCGCTTCCGGTCGGTGGCATCGATCCTGGACAAAGGTCTCGATCGCCAGCCCGTCGATCCCACCAAAACTGACACGCCCTTGCACAGCCATGCCAATGTGCGTGGGCCTGATTACTACCACTGATGAAGGAGGAATCATGTTGATGGAACAGACCGTACAAACTCTCAAGACCCTGCGTCTGCCTGGCATGCTTGCCGCATTCGAAGAGCAGCAGACGAATAGCGCAGCCGCCAGCCTGTCATTCGACGAACGATTCGCCATGCTCGTCGATCGTGAACAGACTTGGCGGGAAAACCGCCGTGTTTCTCGTCTGCTGCGCGAGGCCCGCATGAAGTCTGGTCAAGCGTGCCTGGAGGATGTGCGCTACGGCACCGACCGGAAACTGGACAAAGCGTCCATGGCGCAGCTAGGTTCCTGCCAGTGGATACGAGCGCATCAAAATGTGATTTTGACGGGTGCCACGGGGTGTGGAAAGACCTGGCTTGCTTGCGCACTGGGCAACGCCGCATGCCGTCAGGGACTGTCCGTGGCGTATGTTCGTACCCCCCGGTTCTTCGAGGAACTGCGCATCGCGCACGGTGATGGCAGTTTCGGCAAGAAATTAGCCAGCCTGTCCAAGACGGACTTGCTGATCCTGGACGATTGGGGCCTGGCTGCGCTCAACCAGTCCGAGCGCAATGACCTGCTGGAGGTTCTCGACGATCGCGTCGGCTCCCGATCGACCCTGATAACGAGCCAATTGCCGGTCGAGCATTGGCATGCCTACCTGAACGATCCCACACTGGCCGATGCCATTCTCGACCGAGTCATCCATGCTGCGCACAAGATTGCCCTAGCGGGCGAATCCATGCGCAAACA contains:
- the istA gene encoding IS21 family transposase, coding for MPQERLSMRKIRDVLRYRNDTDLSLEAIARALRLSKGVVSKYLKLAENAGLKWPLPDDLDDGALEHRLYRQLAARESAFVEPDHALIHQELKKKGVTLTLLWEEYKQEAGETAYQYTAFCTRYRAWAGSLKRSMRQIHRAGEKLFADFAGPTVAIFDADTGESRVASIFVAVLGASSYTFACATAGQTQADWLGGLARALEFIGGVTELIVPDNPKALVKVANAYEPELNRATAEFAQHYGTVILPARPKKPQDKAKVEVGVQVVERWILARLRHRQFFSLVELDSAVGELLPVLNDRPFKKLPGSRREAFERLDVACLKALPTTRFELADWKRARVNIDYHVEFEGHFYSVPHVLARQEVELRITQGMVEILARNRRVAGHARNTSKGNYTTVAEHMPAAHRAHAEWTPGKLIAWGTLVGVATGELVQRMLLEKQHSEQGYRACLGLMRLARKVGAERMEAACTRALAIGAYRFRSVASILDKGLDRQPVDPTKTDTPLHSHANVRGPDYYH
- the istB gene encoding IS21-like element helper ATPase IstB; this translates as MLMEQTVQTLKTLRLPGMLAAFEEQQTNSAAASLSFDERFAMLVDREQTWRENRRVSRLLREARMKSGQACLEDVRYGTDRKLDKASMAQLGSCQWIRAHQNVILTGATGCGKTWLACALGNAACRQGLSVAYVRTPRFFEELRIAHGDGSFGKKLASLSKTDLLILDDWGLAALNQSERNDLLEVLDDRVGSRSTLITSQLPVEHWHAYLNDPTLADAILDRVIHAAHKIALAGESMRKQKELQ